CGGCGCGACGGAGACGGTGGTTTTGGTGGCATTCGCAACGATCGGGTCCACTTGGGCGCGCGTGAGTTTGGTTTGGAGGACGGTGAGAAGATTGCTCACGGTCCAGTAAAGCGCGAGGCCGGACGAAAGATTGTACATGAACACCAGCATCATCAGCGGCATGTATTTCATGATTTTCTGTTGCGAGGCATCCATGCTGGGCGCGGGCGGCGTGAGGCTGGCCTGCCAGAGCAACGCTCCCGCCATGATCAGCGGCATGGGGTTGAGCGGCAGAAAACCGTCACTGTAACCGAGATAATGGAGTGGGAGGGGGAGCGAGAAAACGGTGTCGGGCTTCGACAAATCACCGATCCACAAAAAGGGCGCACCGCGAAGTTCAATGGCGGTGCGGAGCATGGAATAAAAACCGATGAACACGGGAATCTGCAACAGCGCGGGCAGGCAGCCGCTCATGGGGTTGACTTTATTTTTCTTATAAAATTCCCATTGCTTGGCGGTGAATTTTTGCGGGTCGTCCTTGTATTTTTCCTGGAGCGCCTTGAGCTGGGGCTGGAGCACCTGCATGCGTTTGGCGGAGCGCATGCTGGCCTGCGTGAGCGGCCAGAAAAGCAATTTGATGACGATGGTGATGAGGATGATGATGATGCCGTAGGCCAGGCCGGCGGAGAAATGCAGCCAGTTCATCGTGACGAGCAGCGCCTTCGAGACGGGGCCGAAGAAACCGAAGTTCATGATGAGGTCGGCGTCGTTATTGAAACGCGCGCCGAGGTTGGCGAGGGTCTGATATTCCTTGGGACCGGCGAAGAGGGTGAATTGATTCGTGAGCGCCTGGCCGGGATCGAGATGTGCGCCGGGATAAACGAGCGTGGCTTGAAGGGCTTTGGGATTGCGAATGGTGGCGGGGTCAGCCTGAAGTTCCTCGGGCGTGGGCGGCGGCAAATCAATCATGTGAACGACCACGGACTCCGCCGGCGCGTGCGGCATGGTCAGCAGCGTGAAAAATTGATTTTGCGCGGAAACCCAAGAAACGTCATTGCTGCCGGCGACAAATTCCTTCGCGGGCGTGCGCGAGACGAGGCCCATGAACGAGGAAGTATTGGTGTTGAAATAACTCAACATGACCGGCTTGGCTTTGCCGTTATACCAATAAACCGTTTGGGCCATGCCGTTGTCGCGCGGGTCCATGGGCGTGGCGGTACCGGCGACCCATTGCTGCGGCGGGACGACGATCGGTAGCTTGGAATCATTTTGAAAACGCACGGAGGTGGTGAGCAAATAATTCGTGCTGAGTTGAAAATCCTTGATGATGACCAAGCCGTTCGACAAACCCTTCACCGCCTGCACGCCGTTGGGAACGAGCGTCAGTTTATAGTTGCCATCGCCTTGCAACGATTCATCACCGAGAATGGCGTAAGTCGGAAGAACATCGGGGCCGTTGAGCGTGGCGAGTTGATTCGTGGTTTTATTTTTTTTACGGACGGAACTGACGGTCTCGGGGTAGTGCAACAACTGGA
This sequence is a window from Verrucomicrobiia bacterium. Protein-coding genes within it:
- the yidC gene encoding membrane protein insertase YidC, with translation MDRKSILILVACFGLILSWQYMLQKKYPAMNHPHPATNSIANTTASNAVSFSADTNQAVAPSPALSPGRPGGNFIVRNDVPEELLVITNDNARYIFTSRGGGLKEVQLLHYPETVSSVRKKNKTTNQLATLNGPDVLPTYAILGDESLQGDGNYKLTLVPNGVQAVKGLSNGLVIIKDFQLSTNYLLTTSVRFQNDSKLPIVVPPQQWVAGTATPMDPRDNGMAQTVYWYNGKAKPVMLSYFNTNTSSFMGLVSRTPAKEFVAGSNDVSWVSAQNQFFTLLTMPHAPAESVVVHMIDLPPPTPEELQADPATIRNPKALQATLVYPGAHLDPGQALTNQFTLFAGPKEYQTLANLGARFNNDADLIMNFGFFGPVSKALLVTMNWLHFSAGLAYGIIIILITIVIKLLFWPLTQASMRSAKRMQVLQPQLKALQEKYKDDPQKFTAKQWEFYKKNKVNPMSGCLPALLQIPVFIGFYSMLRTAIELRGAPFLWIGDLSKPDTVFSLPLPLHYLGYSDGFLPLNPMPLIMAGALLWQASLTPPAPSMDASQQKIMKYMPLMMLVFMYNLSSGLALYWTVSNLLTVLQTKLTRAQVDPIVANATKTTVSVAPQKKK